In the genome of Hymenobacter cellulosivorans, one region contains:
- the mnmE gene encoding tRNA uridine-5-carboxymethylaminomethyl(34) synthesis GTPase MnmE, giving the protein MALPLPPALSDTIVALSTPPGAGAIAMLRLSGPEAIAMADAVFAGKKLQDQASHTLHFGTIRDGARILDEVVISLYKGPNSYTREDVVEISCHGSDYIVEQILTLLTRRGARLAEAGEFTKRAFLHGAFDLAQAEAVADLIAADSALSHQVALQQMRGGFSQELRDLRGRLVQFAALLELELDFGEEDVEFADRTGLVKLLNEVQTLVRRLLRSFELGNVIKNGVTTVIAGRPNAGKSTLLNALLNEERAIVSAVAGTTRDLIEDEVSIEGIRFRFVDTAGLRDTADVVESIGVERTKKRVTQAALLIYLFDITSTTPQALEAEIEALNPGRTIPVLAVGNKLDVASDPEIEAFHNQPDVLLIAAARGDGLDELREALLLKVRGEGLDRTGQSTIVTNLRHARSLEQTNQALDAVLLGIQAGTGTELLAADLRQALAALGEITGEISSDDLLTSIFTQFCIGK; this is encoded by the coding sequence GTGGCCCTTCCGCTTCCTCCCGCGCTTTCCGATACCATCGTTGCCCTTTCCACCCCACCCGGTGCCGGGGCCATTGCCATGCTGCGCCTGTCGGGCCCCGAGGCTATTGCCATGGCCGATGCCGTGTTTGCCGGCAAAAAGCTTCAGGACCAGGCCAGCCACACCCTGCACTTCGGCACCATCCGCGACGGGGCCCGCATCCTGGATGAAGTTGTTATCTCGCTTTACAAGGGCCCCAACTCCTACACCCGCGAGGATGTGGTGGAAATCAGCTGCCACGGCTCCGACTACATCGTCGAGCAAATTCTGACTTTGCTCACCCGCCGCGGGGCCCGCCTGGCCGAAGCCGGGGAATTTACCAAGCGCGCCTTCCTGCATGGGGCTTTCGACCTGGCCCAGGCCGAAGCCGTGGCCGACCTGATTGCCGCCGATTCGGCCCTTTCCCACCAGGTAGCCTTGCAACAGATGCGGGGTGGCTTCAGCCAGGAGCTGCGCGACCTGCGCGGCCGGCTGGTCCAGTTTGCGGCCCTGCTGGAGCTGGAGCTGGACTTCGGCGAAGAAGACGTGGAGTTTGCCGACCGTACCGGTTTGGTCAAGCTGCTGAACGAAGTGCAAACCCTGGTCCGCCGCCTGCTCCGCTCCTTCGAACTCGGCAACGTCATCAAGAACGGCGTCACGACCGTTATTGCCGGCCGGCCCAACGCGGGCAAATCCACCCTGCTCAACGCCCTGCTCAACGAGGAACGCGCCATCGTCTCGGCCGTGGCCGGCACCACCCGCGACCTGATTGAGGACGAGGTCAGCATCGAGGGTATCCGCTTCCGCTTCGTGGATACGGCTGGCCTGCGCGACACCGCCGACGTGGTCGAATCCATCGGTGTGGAGCGCACCAAGAAGCGGGTTACTCAGGCAGCCCTGCTCATCTATCTGTTTGATATTACGAGCACAACACCCCAGGCGCTTGAAGCCGAAATTGAAGCCTTGAATCCTGGCCGCACTATCCCGGTGCTGGCCGTCGGCAACAAGCTTGATGTGGCCTCTGATCCGGAAATTGAAGCCTTCCACAATCAGCCCGACGTGCTGCTCATTGCCGCTGCCCGCGGCGACGGCCTCGACGAATTGCGCGAAGCCCTACTGCTGAAAGTGCGCGGCGAGGGTCTCGACCGCACCGGCCAAAGCACCATCGTCACGAACCTGCGCCACGCCCGCAGCTTGGAGCAAACCAACCAGGCTCTCGACGCGGTGTTGCTCGGTATTCAGGCTGGCACCGGCACCGAGCTGCTGGCCGCCGACCTGCGCCAGGCCCTGGCTGCGCTGGGTGAAATCACCGGCGAAATTTCCTCCGACGACCTGCTGACCAGCATCTTCACCCAGTTCTGC
- a CDS encoding metal-dependent transcriptional regulator has protein sequence MPSYTEENYLKAIFKLAEAEPGSEVSTNRIAEVLQTRAASVTDMLRRLGEKGLLNYTRYRGVSLTPEGRRLALLTIRKHRLWEVFLVQKLGFNWDEVHEVAEEMEHIQSPLLVRRLDEFLGFPQTDPHGDPIPTEEGAILRPQNRLVADLTPGDSGTVVAVKNTSASFLQYLDKVGLCLGAHLEVLDKVSFDNSLEIKVNKQKTTLISAEVSRNLFVTG, from the coding sequence TTGCCCAGCTACACCGAGGAAAACTACTTAAAGGCCATTTTCAAGCTGGCCGAAGCCGAGCCCGGCTCGGAAGTCAGCACCAACCGCATTGCCGAGGTGCTACAGACCCGGGCCGCCTCCGTAACGGATATGCTGCGTCGCCTGGGCGAGAAAGGACTGCTCAACTACACCCGCTACCGGGGCGTGTCGCTCACGCCGGAAGGCCGGCGCCTGGCGTTGCTCACCATTCGTAAGCACCGGCTCTGGGAAGTATTTCTGGTGCAGAAGCTGGGCTTCAACTGGGACGAGGTGCACGAGGTGGCCGAGGAAATGGAGCATATCCAATCCCCGCTGCTGGTGCGCCGCCTCGACGAGTTCCTGGGCTTTCCGCAAACCGACCCCCACGGGGACCCTATTCCGACGGAGGAAGGGGCCATTCTGCGCCCCCAAAATCGCCTCGTAGCTGACCTTACACCCGGCGACTCCGGCACCGTCGTAGCCGTTAAAAACACCTCAGCGTCGTTTCTGCAGTACCTCGATAAAGTCGGTTTGTGCCTGGGCGCCCACCTTGAAGTTCTAGACAAAGTCAGCTTTGACAACTCCCTGGAAATCAAAGTTAATAAACAAAAGACTACGCTGATTTCGGCCGAGGTCAGCCGCAACCTTTTCGTTACCGGCTAG